From Polaribacter haliotis:
TTTTCAAACACCATTAAATCTGCGTGCACGTGATGTGTATTTACAATTTCGAAAAGCTCTGTTTGTGGTTCTACATATTGCCCTGTTTTAACTTCAACTTTTTGAACAAAGCCTTCTATTGGACTTCTTAATGATATTCTTTGAGCAATTGTACCATTTTTTACCAATGATGTATTTACATTTAATAGTTTTAATTGTGCTTCTAAGCCGTTTGCCATCGCTTTAGAAGCATCATATTCTGCTTCAGCTTTTTGAAAATTTGCACCAGAGCCAACTCCTGCATTATATAATTTTTGTTGACGTAAGTAGTTCTTCTTTAAAAAATTACTGTTACTATAAGCATTCAAATAATCAGTTTGCATTTTTATGATATTAGGATGTGATAAATAGGCAACTACTTGACCTTTGTTTACTTTGTCGCCTTCAATAACATTTATAGATACTACATTTGCACCAACTACTGAAGTTATTGCAGCTTCGTTTTGAGGAGGTACTTCTAATGTACCATTAGCTTCTACATACCCAACCAAATTTCTTAAGGCTATTGTGTCAATTTTCATTTTTAAAGTTTCAAATTGCTTTTGTGAAAGCAGAACTTCTTCCTCATCACTATGAGCTTCTTTGGTTTCTGACTTTATATTATCGCTGTGCAAATGTGCATCTTCATTCTTTTGATTCTCCTTATTTCCACAAGCAGTAAGTAAAAAAGAAACAGTTAGTAATGTTAAGATTATATATCGTGTGTTTTTCATTTTCTTAAAGTTTAAAATATTGTAATTGGAATGTGCTTTCTAAATAATTTATTAATGCTTCTTGTGCTTCTATTTCAGATTGAATAGCTTCTTTTATGAGTAGTGTAAACCTCGTGTAATCTATCTCTCCTTCTTTATAAGCAAATAAAGCTCCCACTTTTTGTTCTTTTACAAGAGGTAACACCTCCATTTTATAGAAGAACCAAGCTTTTTTCCATTTTTGATAATTCTCTTTTGATTGTTTAAACTTCGATTGTACTTCTTGTTTTTTAAACTGAATGTTGGTGTCAGCAATTTCCTTATCTATTCTTGCAGTTTTAACTTTTGCTTTATTTGTACCTGATAAAAAAGGAATTGAAATACCTGCTTGATATGTGTAAAAACCTGAATTTCCATTTACTTTTTGTAAACCACCTTGTAGGTTTAGTTTTGGTAAATTATCTGCTTTTGCTGCCTTATAATTTGCTTCTGCTTCTGCAAATTGTGATTGTGCCAAAGCATACAAAGGATGTTTTTCTGGGTTAAAAGCGTCAACATCTATTTCAGGCGATATTTCAAAATTATTAGGAACGGTATAGAAAGTATTAGTAACTAGCCATAAATTTAGTTGTTGTAATGCAATCCTAAATTCTCTTTTTGATTGCATCAACTTGTTTTTAATCTTTAGTACTTGAGTTTTAGCTGCAGAGTATTCTAATTTAGAAATAGCTTCTACTTCATAATTTAATGCTACTGCTTTTTCAAAAGTTGAAAAAATAGAATCTAACTCTTTGAATAAATGATAATTCCTTTTACTTTGTAGTGCATTTGCCCACGCTTTTTTTACTTCCAATTCTAAATCTAATTCTGAAAGAATAAATGCTTTTTGAGCTAATTGAATGCGTTGTTTTTGCAAATGTTTTTTTACAGAAATACCAAACACATCAATGTTGTTTTGACCAATACCTATAGTTGTATAAATGCCATTCCCATTATTAACTTCTTCACCTCCTGTAAAAATTTGAGTAGTACCAAAATCGTAAGCTGTATTTTTAAGCTGCTCTTGTTTGTTGATTTCTAATTGCTTTTGTTTCAATAAAGGGTAGTTTTCTTTGGCTAAATTCACAGCTTCTTGCATCGAAATAACTGGCAACGTATCATTGATATCTTGTGCGTTTCCTTTTGTAGGTAACAAAAAGAGAAAAACTACCATAGCTGTTGCTGCAATCATTTTTTTGTTAGCTCTCAATTTGAATGATTTGTTTTCTACCCAATGATATAAAATTGGTAAAACGAATAATGTTAACAGTGTAGAAGTTAGTAAACCACCAATTACAACCGTTGCTAAAGGTCGTTGCACTTCTGCACCAGCTGATGCCGAAATTGCCATCGGTAAAAAACCTAAAACATCTGTAAAAGCAGTTAACATAATTGGTCTAATTCTTCGTTTTGTGCCTTCTATAATTCTATCTTTTAAATTGGTTACACCTTCTTCTTTTAGTTCATTTAAACCACTAATCATAACCAATCCGTTTAAAACTGCAACACCAAATAACACAATAAAACCTACACCTGCAGAAATACTAAAAGGCATATCTCTTAACCATAATGCAAAAACACCTCCAATAGTTGCCATTGGTATTGCGATATAAATCATTAAAGTTTGAGGTAATGATTTTAAGGCAAAATAAATAAGTACAAAAATTAATAATAATGCAATTGGTACCACTGTTAGTAAACGATTACTTGCGCGTTCTAAATTCTCAAAAGCACCACCATAACGTATAAAATAACCTGTTGGTAATTCTAATTGGGCATCTAACTTTGATTTTATTTCCATTACTAATGATTTTACGTCACGTCCTCTAACATTTATTCCAACATAGGTTCTCCTATTTGTATTATCTCTACTTATTTGCATTGGGCCAGCTTTATAACTTACATCTGCAATTTCACGAAGAGGAATTTGATTTCCAGAAGGTAAATTGATGTATAAATTTTGAACATCAGAAATATTTTTACGATTGGTAGCATTTAATCTTACTACTAAATCAAATCTTTTTTCTCCTTCAAAAATGATACCTGCAGTACCACCAGCAAAAGCAGATTGTACCAATTGGTTCATTTTATTTATTTGAAGGCCATATTGAGCTAATTTATTTCTATTATACGTTATTGTAATTTGTGGTAAGCCAGTTGTAGCTTCGGCTTTCATATCTCCAATACCTTCTGTACCTGCAATAATTTTAGATATTTCTTCTGCTTTTTGAGATAATACATTTATATCTTCACCATAAATCTTTATAGCTATATCTTCTCTAACACCTTCTAATAATTCATTAAAACGCATTTCAATTGGTTGGGTAAATTCGTAATTTACACCAGGAATTATTTCAACAGCTTCTTTCATTTGCTCAATGAGTTCTTCTTTAGAATTAACTGAAGTCCATTCACTTTTTGGTTTTAAAATCACAAAAATATCTGCAATATCCATAGGCATAGGATCTGTAGGTATTTCTGCAACACCAATTCGACTTACAATTTTTTCAACTTCTGGAAACTTTGTTTTAACAATTTGCTCAATCTTTGTTGTCGTTTCAATAGTTTCAGTTAATGAACTACCAGGTTTTAAAATAGCGTGAAAAGCAATATCGCCTTCATCAAGTTGAGGTATGAACTCGCCCCCCATTCTTGTAAACATAAAAACAGTAATTCCAAATAAAATAACAGAAACACCAATTATTAGTTTTCCCTTTTTTAATGCTTTTTCTAATATAGGTTGGTATTTATGTTCAACCCAATGCACAAATTTATCTCCATAAGATTTTTTTTCTGATTTTGGAGCTCTTAAAATTAATGCGGACATCATTGGTACATAAGTCAAACACAGCACCATTGCACCAATCATTGCAAAAATGAAAGTCAATGCCATAGGTTTAAACATTTTCCCTTCAATACCCTCTAATGCCAATATTGGCAGAAATACGATTAGAATAATAAGCTGACCAAAAAAGGCAGCATTCATCATTTTTTTTGAAGCATCTGCTGCAACGCCATCACGTTCTTTGGATGTTAATTTCCTTTTCTTTAATATTTTTGATGCAATGAGAAAAACGGTGCTTTCTACAATAATTACTGCGCCATCTACAATAATACCAAAATCAATTGCACCTAAACTCATTAGATTCGCCCAAACATCAAATCCATTCATCAATATAAAAGCAAATAATAATGATAGCGGAATGGTTGATGCAACGATTAAGCCACCACGCCAGTTTCCTAATAAGAAAATAAGGACAAAAATGACTATCAATGAACCTTCAATAAGGTTTGTTGCTACAGTTGATGTTGTTTCAGCTATTAGTTTACTTCGGTCTAATAAAGGTTCAATTATCACACCTTTTGGCAAAGATTTTTCAATTTGAGCCATTCTAACTTTAACATTTTCTATTACATCATTAGAATTAGCGCCTTTAAGCATCATTACCAAACCACCTACAACTTCTCCTTCGCCATCTTGTGTTAATGCACCATAACGAATAGCAGCACCAAATTGTACTTTGGCAATATCGCCAATAGTAATAGGAATATTATTAGTGTTTTTTACAACAATTTTTTTTATATCATTTAAACTACGAGCTAATCCTTCTCCACGAATGAAATTAGCTTGATGATTTTTTTCGATATACGCACCACCAGTATTTTGGTTGTTATTTTCCAGTGCTTCAAAAACGTCGGTAATGGTTAGTCCAATCGCACGTAATTCGTTAGGGTCAACAGCGACTTCATATTGTTTTATTTTACCTCCAATTGCATTTACTTCTACAACACCTTCTACCATCGCCATTTGACGTTGTACAATCCAATCTTGCATCGTACGTAAATCAGTTACAGAATATTTATCTTTAAATTCAGGTTTTACTTTTAATGTATATTGATATATTTCGCCTAAACCTGATGAAATTGGACCCATAGAGGGTTCACCAAAACCAGCAGGTATTTGTTCTTTGATGTCGTTCAATTTTTCAGCAACTAATTGACGAGGTAAATATGTCCCCATATCATCGTTAAAAACAATAGTAACTACAGACAAACCAAAACGAGATACAGAACGAATTTCTTGAACATTAGGTAGGTTACTCATAGCAATCTCTACAGGATAAGTAATAATTTGCTCAATATCTTCTGTACCTAAATTTGGTGCTTGAGTAATGACCTGTACTTGGTTATTTGTAATATCTGGAACTGCATCTATTGGTACTTGGGTCATACTCCAAATACCAGCTCCGATAATGGTAAGCGTTAGCAAACCAATTATAAATTTGTTATTGATTGAAAAATCAATGATTTTATTAATCATAGTGAATATGTTAATTCAGTTAAACTTATTGATATAATTCGTAAAAAAAATAGAATTACACGAGATTTAAAGAACCTTTAGGTTCTAAATTGGATATAATTATCCTTTGAAAAACTGAATTAAGCCCTTGGTGGCTGTAAAATTGAAGAAGTAAAGTCTTTTTCTGTACCATTTTGGTAGAAAAAGTCTTGGGTAGAAATGTAGTATGAGATAATATTTACATCTACAAATTTGAAATCTATTGTATTAATATGACAACATTGACAAATACAAAAAGGAGAGCATAAGTCTAAATCTTGATGTTGATGATCACTGTTTGTTGCTTGTAAATTTTCTGTTTTAACCTCATTATCAAGCGCAGCATAATCTTCGCAAGGTGCTAAATTAAGAGCTAAAATATAAAGCGATAATATGAAGGTTAAATATTTCATTATAGCAAAGATATAAATAAATTAATGCAATGGTTGTGCAAATAATAAAGCTTAACTAATAGTTTTGGAAGAAGTGCTTTTTTATAAAAAAAAATACACTTCTTCCCTAAACAGTTTTATTGGTTCATTTCCATAGAATGATCATATTTACAACAACCAGGTAGCCCCTCATAAGCATCTAAATCTCCATTCACTTTTTCAGTATCATAACCAGAAGCTGCAATTGCTTTATGAATTGACATTACATCTGTTTTTCCTTCATCAAAGGATACTTTTATTAGCTTTTTATCTTTATCCCAATTTGCATTTGCTATACCCTCAACACTATTTGCTGCTTTTTCAATTGTTCTTTTACACATTCCACAGTTACCTCTAACACCAAAAGAAATATCTTTCATTGCCATTTCTTTAGACATTGTAGTAGTTGCTGAATTTGATTCTTTTTTGGCTTCGTTTTTACAACTAGTAAACACTATTGCTATAATAACTACCATACTTAAAATTACTTTCTTCATTGTTTTAAAATTTAATTATTGATTGACTTTATTACTCTAATATTTGTTTTACTTCTCCACAGCTTAACATTGCCTGACCATAATAAGGATTTGTTATTTTTTGCTGTTTGCTTAACCAATATGCCCCTTTATTGTTATTTGCCATTGGGCAAAATTCTACAAAGACTTTTTTATTAACTCCAAATAGTTTTATTGCACTAATTAAGTGCGATGAAAGATGCTTAAAATGCTCTCTTTGTATTTTGATATCAGAATTTTTTGAAATTGAGTTGGCAGAAGTTTTTATTTCTTTTTCTAATGACATCCAATGATTATGAGCGTTCTTATCCGTTAATTGTTTCATATCAACTTTAGATATATTTTCTAATATTTCTGTTGATGCTATGATTGCATTATTAGCATCCTCATTAACCAATTCATCTTTTAATTTTATGTAGCTATTAAATACATTTTCTAACTGATTTTGAAAAATCTTTGAAACTTTGATACGCTCATTCATTTTAGAGTGGTCTTTTTTATTGGTTTTGGTAGTTTCCATACCTAAATGACCTTCGTGACCTGTCATTACTTTACCACCCACTTTATTCATCATAGATTTCTTACCTTGTAATTGCGCTGCTGCATCAATAGTGAAAACACCATTTGTTACAATTTCATCACCATTACTTAAGCCCTCTAAAACTTCATAACTATCACCTAATTTTTTTCCTAACGTAATTTCACGCATTTCAAAAACTGGCTTAGTTGTATTTTGTTTTATATAAACAACAGATCTTTTTCCTGTCCATAAAACAGCAGAAGAAGGTATGCTTACAGTATTATTTTTGTTACCTGTTCTATTTTTGATTTTAGCTTCAACAAACATTCCTGGTTTAAACTTATTATGCTTGTTATTTAAAACAACTCTTAATGTTACTATTCTTGTTTTGGTATTTAAAATTGGGTCTATAAAATCTACTTTCCCTTTAAACTCTTCATTAGCATAAGCATTTGTTGATACCATAACTTCTTGCCCTTTTTTAAAGTTGTTTATTTGATTTTCATACACATCAAAATTACCCCAAACTGTACTTAGTTTTGAAATCTTTAAAAGTGGTTGCCCTTGTTTTATATAATCACCTTGCTCTACTAATTTTGCTGAAACTGTACCAGAAACTGTTGCATACACAGGGAAGTTCTCTATTACTTTTCCTGAAGCTTCAATTTGGGTTATTTGCATATCATTTAGTTTCCAAAGTTTTAATTTACTTTTTACAGCTTTATATAGAGTAGGTTGTGATTCTTTTAAATTAGCTGCAGTAATTAGTTCTTGTTGAGCGGCATATAACTCTGGAGAATAGATAGTTGCCAAAAGTTGTCCTTTATTAATTTTTTCACCAGTAAAACTGACATTTAATTTCTCTATCCTTCCAGAGAAATAACTAACTTGAACTGCATTTGATTCTTCATTTTCTACAATTTTTCCTGACAGTTTTATAAAATTGTCTTGCTGATTGCCTTTGTCTACTATTGAAGTTTGAATGTTTGCCAGTGCCATTGCATTATTTGATAACATAAATTGATCTGCCAATAAACCATCTGAATTACTTGCAGCTGGAATTAAATCCATACCACAAATTGGGCAATCTCCAGGTTCTGATTTCATAATTTGAGGATGCATAGAACACGTCCATTTTTGGTTTGTATTTGTTGTTTCATTATGATTGTGTTGAGGTTCTTGAGTTGATGAATTACCAAAAAGTATCCACCCTAATACTAGACCAATAGCTAATATTCCGATATAAATTGCGTATTTTTTCATTTCTAAATTGATTGTTTTTTTAATTTTTTTCTAATTGTAGGGGATGAAGTAAACCATAATAAAAACCCACTTAAAACTGTGATTAATCCTAAAAGTGAAAAGGCTCTTAAAACGATAGTATTAAAATTATCTCTACCTTCATAATCCATTGTGTGAGTCATCCATAAAAAATCAAACCATCTCCAACTTTGATGTCTAACAGTTTGAAATTTTCCATCTTTTATGGATACATAGGCTTTTATGTTCTCATCATTTGCGTAGGTAATTACATAAGCAGGTAGTAGTTTTTCTCTGTATTCGTGATGTTTTCCTGTTTTATCAATTAAATTGATGTCAACTACTTCTAAACCCTTTTTCATATAGTTTTTAGCTACATAAAGGGCTTCTTCTTTAGTGATTTCAGCTTTTAAACTACCATCAATAGCATTGTATAATTGTTCTTTGTTAATCCAATAAAATGGGGAATTATTAATGTCTCTCAACTCTATAGAATTGATACCATTTTGAATTTTTAAATCTGATGGACTAATAAGATTGTTAAATGCCTGTGGTTGATATTTTAAATTTTTGAATTGATCTCCGTGAATTTCATCAATATCTGACCAACTAAAATATAAACCACTAATTGTCCAAAATAAAAATTGAACTCCTAAAAACAAACCTAAGTAACGATGTGTCTTTCTAATTTTTAATGCTGCTCGTCTGTTTACCATTGTTATAATTTAATATTTCTTAACCTTAAAGAGTTTACAATTACAGAAACTGAACTAAAACTCATAGCTGCAGCAGCAATCATTGGAGATAGTAAAATTCCGAAAAATGGAAATAATAAACCTGCAGCTACTGGAACACCCAGAATGTTGTAAATGAAAGCAAAAAACAGATTTTGTTTGATATTTTTCATTACTCCTTTACCTAGGTTTATTGCTTTGACAATACCGAGTAAATCGCCTTTAACTAATGTTACTTCACTACTTTCTATAGCTACATCAGTACCTGTTCCCATTGCAATACCTATATTAGCTTGTGCTAATGCAGGAGCGTCATTAATACCATCACCTGCCATTGCAACTATTTTTCCTTGAGATTGTAATTCTTTAATGACATTTAATTTATCTTCGGGCAAGCATTCTGCTTGAAAACTAGCTAAATTTAATTGGTCTGCAACATATTTTGCAGTTCGCTTATTATCGCCAGTTAACATAATTACTTCTATGCCTTGTTTTTGTAATAAGCTTATTGCTTGTTTACTGGTAGCTTTTATAGCATCAGTTATGGTAACATAACCTACCACAATTTGATTAATAGCTATGTAAGAAACTGTTTTACCTTGTTCTTGTTCTGTAATAATTTTAGTATCAAATTCAGAAGTAATTTTTGCTTTTACTAACTCCATTAATTTTTTATTACCAAGCGCAATTTTCTTATTTCTAACCGTACCAATAACACCTTTGCCCATAACAGCTTCAAAATCTTTTGATTCTAGAAGTTTTATATTTTTTGATTTTGCAAAATTTACAATAGCTTCAGCCAAAGGGTGTTCACTGTATTGGTTTAAGGAAGCAATACCTTGTAATAAGTTTTCATCAAATGTGCCAGCTGTATTTATTACTTTTTCTACAGATGGTTTACCTTCTGTTATTGTTCCTGTTTTATCAGTGATTAGTACATCTACTTTATTTAAGTTTTCTAAAGCTTCAGCATTTTTGATTAAAACACCATTTTGAGCACCTTTACCCACACCTACCATTACTGACATTGGTGTTGCTAAACCTAAAGCACAAGGACACGCAATAATTAATACTGCAATAGAATTTACAAAAGCAAAAACCATTGCTGGTTCTGGTCCAAAATAACGCCAAATGATAAAAGTAATAGTGGCAACAAGAATAACTACTGGCACAAAATATTTAGATATTTTATCTGCTAATTTTTGTATAGGAGCTCTTGAACGACTTGCATTGTTAACCATATGGATAATTTGAGATAACAAGGTTTCTGACCCTACTTTTTCTGCAATCATCACAAAAGATTTTGTACCGTTAATTGTACCAGAACTAACAGCATCATCTATCTTTTTATCCACAGGAATAGGCTCTCCAGTTATCATAGATTCATCTATATTACTATGACCTTCTGTAATTTTTCCATCAACAGGAATTTTATCTCCTGGTTTAACACG
This genomic window contains:
- a CDS encoding efflux RND transporter periplasmic adaptor subunit, with the protein product MKNTRYIILTLLTVSFLLTACGNKENQKNEDAHLHSDNIKSETKEAHSDEEEVLLSQKQFETLKMKIDTIALRNLVGYVEANGTLEVPPQNEAAITSVVGANVVSINVIEGDKVNKGQVVAYLSHPNIIKMQTDYLNAYSNSNFLKKNYLRQQKLYNAGVGSGANFQKAEAEYDASKAMANGLEAQLKLLNVNTSLVKNGTIAQRISLRSPIEGFVQKVEVKTGQYVEPQTELFEIVNTHHVHADLMVFEKDVYKVKKGQKVTFNLQSNTEEDLSAEIYSVSKTFEDNPKAVHVHAEIENKKGNLIPGMYIKGKIQVDNTASRALPESAVIKEGDKFYVFSVKKENDDWSFKPVEVILGAKDGNWLAVQFTRKLDKSTKFAYNNAYYLMAEMKKGDAEHEH
- a CDS encoding CusA/CzcA family heavy metal efflux RND transporter codes for the protein MINKIIDFSINNKFIIGLLTLTIIGAGIWSMTQVPIDAVPDITNNQVQVITQAPNLGTEDIEQIITYPVEIAMSNLPNVQEIRSVSRFGLSVVTIVFNDDMGTYLPRQLVAEKLNDIKEQIPAGFGEPSMGPISSGLGEIYQYTLKVKPEFKDKYSVTDLRTMQDWIVQRQMAMVEGVVEVNAIGGKIKQYEVAVDPNELRAIGLTITDVFEALENNNQNTGGAYIEKNHQANFIRGEGLARSLNDIKKIVVKNTNNIPITIGDIAKVQFGAAIRYGALTQDGEGEVVGGLVMMLKGANSNDVIENVKVRMAQIEKSLPKGVIIEPLLDRSKLIAETTSTVATNLIEGSLIVIFVLIFLLGNWRGGLIVASTIPLSLLFAFILMNGFDVWANLMSLGAIDFGIIVDGAVIIVESTVFLIASKILKKRKLTSKERDGVAADASKKMMNAAFFGQLIILIVFLPILALEGIEGKMFKPMALTFIFAMIGAMVLCLTYVPMMSALILRAPKSEKKSYGDKFVHWVEHKYQPILEKALKKGKLIIGVSVILFGITVFMFTRMGGEFIPQLDEGDIAFHAILKPGSSLTETIETTTKIEQIVKTKFPEVEKIVSRIGVAEIPTDPMPMDIADIFVILKPKSEWTSVNSKEELIEQMKEAVEIIPGVNYEFTQPIEMRFNELLEGVREDIAIKIYGEDINVLSQKAEEISKIIAGTEGIGDMKAEATTGLPQITITYNRNKLAQYGLQINKMNQLVQSAFAGGTAGIIFEGEKRFDLVVRLNATNRKNISDVQNLYINLPSGNQIPLREIADVSYKAGPMQISRDNTNRRTYVGINVRGRDVKSLVMEIKSKLDAQLELPTGYFIRYGGAFENLERASNRLLTVVPIALLLIFVLIYFALKSLPQTLMIYIAIPMATIGGVFALWLRDMPFSISAGVGFIVLFGVAVLNGLVMISGLNELKEEGVTNLKDRIIEGTKRRIRPIMLTAFTDVLGFLPMAISASAGAEVQRPLATVVIGGLLTSTLLTLFVLPILYHWVENKSFKLRANKKMIAATAMVVFLFLLPTKGNAQDINDTLPVISMQEAVNLAKENYPLLKQKQLEINKQEQLKNTAYDFGTTQIFTGGEEVNNGNGIYTTIGIGQNNIDVFGISVKKHLQKQRIQLAQKAFILSELDLELEVKKAWANALQSKRNYHLFKELDSIFSTFEKAVALNYEVEAISKLEYSAAKTQVLKIKNKLMQSKREFRIALQQLNLWLVTNTFYTVPNNFEISPEIDVDAFNPEKHPLYALAQSQFAEAEANYKAAKADNLPKLNLQGGLQKVNGNSGFYTYQAGISIPFLSGTNKAKVKTARIDKEIADTNIQFKKQEVQSKFKQSKENYQKWKKAWFFYKMEVLPLVKEQKVGALFAYKEGEIDYTRFTLLIKEAIQSEIEAQEALINYLESTFQLQYFKL
- a CDS encoding DUF6660 family protein, producing the protein MKYLTFILSLYILALNLAPCEDYAALDNEVKTENLQATNSDHQHQDLDLCSPFCICQCCHINTIDFKFVDVNIISYYISTQDFFYQNGTEKDFTSSILQPPRA
- a CDS encoding heavy-metal-associated domain-containing protein, coding for MKKVILSMVVIIAIVFTSCKNEAKKESNSATTTMSKEMAMKDISFGVRGNCGMCKRTIEKAANSVEGIANANWDKDKKLIKVSFDEGKTDVMSIHKAIAASGYDTEKVNGDLDAYEGLPGCCKYDHSMEMNQ
- a CDS encoding efflux RND transporter periplasmic adaptor subunit, which encodes MKKYAIYIGILAIGLVLGWILFGNSSTQEPQHNHNETTNTNQKWTCSMHPQIMKSEPGDCPICGMDLIPAASNSDGLLADQFMLSNNAMALANIQTSIVDKGNQQDNFIKLSGKIVENEESNAVQVSYFSGRIEKLNVSFTGEKINKGQLLATIYSPELYAAQQELITAANLKESQPTLYKAVKSKLKLWKLNDMQITQIEASGKVIENFPVYATVSGTVSAKLVEQGDYIKQGQPLLKISKLSTVWGNFDVYENQINNFKKGQEVMVSTNAYANEEFKGKVDFIDPILNTKTRIVTLRVVLNNKHNKFKPGMFVEAKIKNRTGNKNNTVSIPSSAVLWTGKRSVVYIKQNTTKPVFEMREITLGKKLGDSYEVLEGLSNGDEIVTNGVFTIDAAAQLQGKKSMMNKVGGKVMTGHEGHLGMETTKTNKKDHSKMNERIKVSKIFQNQLENVFNSYIKLKDELVNEDANNAIIASTEILENISKVDMKQLTDKNAHNHWMSLEKEIKTSANSISKNSDIKIQREHFKHLSSHLISAIKLFGVNKKVFVEFCPMANNNKGAYWLSKQQKITNPYYGQAMLSCGEVKQILE
- a CDS encoding PepSY domain-containing protein, with translation MVNRRAALKIRKTHRYLGLFLGVQFLFWTISGLYFSWSDIDEIHGDQFKNLKYQPQAFNNLISPSDLKIQNGINSIELRDINNSPFYWINKEQLYNAIDGSLKAEITKEEALYVAKNYMKKGLEVVDINLIDKTGKHHEYREKLLPAYVITYANDENIKAYVSIKDGKFQTVRHQSWRWFDFLWMTHTMDYEGRDNFNTIVLRAFSLLGLITVLSGFLLWFTSSPTIRKKLKKQSI
- a CDS encoding heavy metal translocating P-type ATPase, with protein sequence MKHTYNIQGMTCNGCKTNVENALSNLKEITKVEAFLKEKTVAIEMSSHISLEKLQETLLNAGLHYTIEMPGHKKHKEVKIIEEGNGIFYCPMHCEDDKTYNSQVGCPVCGMDLVEQPKLQVTTKYTCPMHPEIIKDKQGNCPICGMDLVAIEPSENEKDKTYQNLLKKMKISVLFTVPIFIIAMADLIPGNPLTKMFSQFTWNWIQLILSLPVVCYTCWMFFERAYKSIKTWNLNMFTLIGIGTGVAWLFSLVAMFFPDVFPDQFKTESGTVFVYFEATTVILTLVLLGQLLEAKAHSQTNGAIKELLKLAPTEATLVTESGDEIISIHNIKKGDFLRVKPGDKIPVDGKITEGHSNIDESMITGEPIPVDKKIDDAVSSGTINGTKSFVMIAEKVGSETLLSQIIHMVNNASRSRAPIQKLADKISKYFVPVVILVATITFIIWRYFGPEPAMVFAFVNSIAVLIIACPCALGLATPMSVMVGVGKGAQNGVLIKNAEALENLNKVDVLITDKTGTITEGKPSVEKVINTAGTFDENLLQGIASLNQYSEHPLAEAIVNFAKSKNIKLLESKDFEAVMGKGVIGTVRNKKIALGNKKLMELVKAKITSEFDTKIITEQEQGKTVSYIAINQIVVGYVTITDAIKATSKQAISLLQKQGIEVIMLTGDNKRTAKYVADQLNLASFQAECLPEDKLNVIKELQSQGKIVAMAGDGINDAPALAQANIGIAMGTGTDVAIESSEVTLVKGDLLGIVKAINLGKGVMKNIKQNLFFAFIYNILGVPVAAGLLFPFFGILLSPMIAAAAMSFSSVSVIVNSLRLRNIKL